A genome region from Arachidicoccus soli includes the following:
- a CDS encoding NUDIX domain-containing protein, translating to MQENNNPWTILSSKEAYENPWIKLTEYSVINPSGGKGIYGKVHFKNRALGIVAMDEERNIYLVGQYRFPTEQYSWELPEGGGPFEEEPLEAAKRELLEETGLIAEEWKELMCMHLSNSVTDEEATVYLATNLTQHLPQPEETEDLQTIKLPFEEVFNKVMHGEITDAITVAAILKLKLMDF from the coding sequence ATGCAAGAAAATAATAATCCCTGGACTATTCTTTCTTCTAAAGAAGCATATGAAAACCCTTGGATAAAACTGACAGAATATAGTGTTATCAATCCTTCAGGCGGAAAAGGCATTTATGGAAAGGTACATTTCAAAAACCGCGCTTTAGGCATTGTTGCAATGGATGAAGAGAGAAATATTTACTTAGTTGGACAATACCGTTTTCCAACCGAGCAATACAGCTGGGAATTACCGGAAGGCGGAGGTCCTTTTGAAGAAGAACCTTTGGAGGCTGCGAAGCGTGAACTTTTGGAAGAAACAGGGCTGATTGCAGAAGAGTGGAAAGAACTGATGTGCATGCATTTATCTAACTCTGTCACAGATGAAGAAGCTACTGTTTATTTAGCTACAAATCTTACGCAACATTTGCCTCAACCGGAAGAAACCGAAGATTTACAAACCATAAAATTACCTTTTGAAGAAGTTTTTAATAAGGTTATGCATGGCGAAATTACCGATGCTATCACCGTTGCCGCAATATTGAAATTGAAACTGATGGATTTTTAA
- a CDS encoding TlpA family protein disulfide reductase: protein MRKYLCIILLFFCFSQLLFAKSLDTIPAVLQGNWLRTNGSNEWVYGFSGDKVFYDCAVWQVKSVKQVKKHFYEITFSKNNAEQILFIKSTKANNLWIGKNKKQLAAFSKKKTLKHLPEEDLSNYVFKDDTTVYKGFIENYDTSWGKTGRAIIINPFFYGPKSIQSFLIKINTDGSFKAEVPIAYPQQVAVQFPDKVGLDFAKRIYLFPGKMLFEKISKNGSSIFMGNHSVLNNEMNEFKLIENEHDSLLNIEGHNLNPKQNKDRIISALKKMSENIANLAAQGNISKNAANLEKLKLCINDCHRLIISTNYYIDSIANKRVEGKELSTLFRQQALKMNLASLLNDKVLGNKLSLLNNINYYMLLNSIGFGSDDILQMNKDWHLQTHLLSDLFYAEKYTPDNKVDSSTIYKDIDSVKKYVIDENMRQFALGQLSKDLQAASPKQNATSIAHYDAPFEKIIQKYTGKTIFVDFWGIGCAPCMEGIVATQKQRNAMKKEPVVFLFLADEKTSPLKDYNKWIERMGGENYRLNSDDWNSITTEFKIQGIPRYMIVNKKGKVVNDNLNFHTEDYSDFTTVLKKYINAD, encoded by the coding sequence ATGAGAAAATATTTATGCATCATTTTATTGTTTTTTTGTTTTTCACAATTGTTATTTGCAAAAAGTCTTGATACGATTCCTGCTGTTTTACAAGGCAACTGGCTACGCACCAATGGGAGTAATGAATGGGTGTATGGTTTTTCAGGAGATAAAGTATTTTACGATTGCGCCGTATGGCAAGTAAAATCTGTAAAGCAAGTAAAAAAACATTTCTACGAAATTACTTTTTCAAAAAATAATGCAGAACAAATATTATTTATAAAAAGTACCAAAGCCAACAATTTATGGATAGGAAAAAATAAAAAACAATTGGCTGCTTTTAGTAAAAAGAAAACTCTGAAACACTTGCCCGAAGAGGATTTGAGCAATTATGTGTTTAAAGATGATACAACTGTCTATAAAGGATTTATCGAAAATTACGATACATCTTGGGGGAAAACTGGAAGGGCAATTATTATAAATCCATTTTTTTATGGACCTAAATCGATTCAATCTTTTTTAATTAAAATTAATACAGACGGAAGTTTTAAAGCAGAAGTCCCTATTGCCTATCCACAACAAGTTGCCGTCCAATTTCCCGATAAAGTAGGATTAGATTTTGCTAAGCGTATTTATTTGTTTCCCGGAAAAATGCTCTTTGAAAAAATAAGTAAGAATGGCTCAAGCATTTTTATGGGTAATCATTCTGTGTTGAACAATGAAATGAATGAGTTCAAATTGATTGAGAATGAGCATGATTCTTTGTTAAATATCGAAGGTCATAATTTGAATCCAAAACAAAATAAAGATAGGATTATAAGTGCCTTGAAAAAAATGTCTGAGAATATAGCTAATTTAGCTGCACAAGGGAATATTTCAAAAAATGCGGCAAACCTTGAAAAGCTAAAACTCTGCATAAATGATTGCCATAGACTTATAATCAGCACCAATTACTACATTGATTCTATTGCTAATAAAAGGGTTGAGGGGAAAGAATTATCCACCTTATTTCGTCAACAAGCGTTAAAAATGAATTTGGCTTCTTTGCTGAATGATAAAGTTTTAGGGAATAAACTTTCTTTATTAAATAATATTAATTATTACATGTTACTAAATAGTATTGGTTTTGGGAGTGATGATATATTGCAAATGAATAAGGATTGGCATTTGCAAACTCATTTGCTATCCGATTTATTTTATGCAGAAAAATATACACCGGACAATAAAGTAGATAGCAGCACTATTTATAAAGATATAGACTCAGTAAAAAAATATGTTATTGATGAGAATATGCGGCAGTTTGCACTCGGCCAATTAAGCAAAGATTTACAAGCCGCTTCACCGAAACAAAATGCTACCTCTATTGCACATTACGATGCCCCTTTTGAGAAAATTATTCAAAAGTATACAGGCAAAACTATTTTTGTAGATTTTTGGGGTATTGGTTGTGCCCCTTGTATGGAAGGAATTGTAGCCACGCAGAAGCAAAGAAATGCGATGAAGAAAGAACCTGTTGTTTTTCTTTTTCTTGCCGATGAAAAAACTTCTCCTTTAAAAGATTATAATAAATGGATAGAAAGAATGGGTGGCGAAAATTACAGATTGAATAGTGATGATTGGAATAGTATAACTACAGAATTTAAAATTCAAGGAATTCCTCGTTATATGATTGTAAATAAAAAAGGAAAAGTGGTCAATGATAATTTAAATTTTCATACAGAAGACTACAGCGATTTTACAACTGTGTTGAAGAAATATATAAATGCTGATTAA
- a CDS encoding rhomboid family intramembrane serine protease, with product MSITLLIVIVTCVVSFMAFSNQKYIDDLIFYPPAITNRKQWYRFFSCGLIHADFAHLAFNMYAFYTFGEYVEDAFNNIFGLSTGRILYLFLYVSALMVCLLPTYFKNKDNYSYRSLGASGAVSAIVFASILLMPTSEIGLIFIPFLRLPAFIFGVIYLIITAWLDRRGAGRINHSAHLYGSLYGIVFLIIACKLLSHYPVVDEFIFFVRSYFQF from the coding sequence ATGTCCATTACTTTGTTGATTGTAATTGTAACCTGTGTGGTTTCTTTTATGGCTTTTTCCAATCAGAAATATATAGATGATTTAATATTTTATCCACCTGCCATTACCAATAGAAAGCAATGGTATCGTTTTTTTTCTTGCGGACTGATTCATGCGGATTTTGCACATTTGGCTTTCAATATGTATGCTTTCTATACATTTGGAGAATATGTTGAGGATGCTTTCAACAATATATTTGGGCTTTCTACCGGTCGTATTTTGTATTTGTTTTTATATGTTTCCGCATTAATGGTTTGTTTATTGCCGACATACTTTAAAAATAAAGACAATTATAGTTACAGAAGCCTTGGCGCATCCGGAGCTGTTTCAGCCATTGTATTTGCCAGTATTTTATTGATGCCTACTTCAGAAATCGGATTAATTTTTATCCCTTTTTTGAGATTGCCGGCATTTATATTTGGTGTTATTTATTTGATTATTACAGCTTGGCTCGATCGTCGAGGAGCTGGCCGCATCAATCATTCGGCCCATTTATATGGAAGTTTATATGGAATCGTTTTTTTGATTATTGCTTGCAAACTTCTTTCACATTATCCAGTGGTGGATGAATTTATCTTTTTTGTAAGAAGTTATTTTCAATTTTAA
- a CDS encoding PDDEXK nuclease domain-containing protein translates to MVKKKDIGTAEQALFTELSLLIEKSRFQLIAKVNSSLTMLFWHIGNRINNEILQHKRADYGKQIVVTLSRQLSKKYGRNFEEKNLRRMLQFAEQFTKEQNVVTLSRHLSWSHFIVLLPLKSLEAKLFYAQSATTQNLGVRALRKQITTKEFERTAIANLQNSSNHPAIYNSFKDPYFLDFLGLQNTYLEKDLEEAILRDLESFILELGKGFAFIERQKRMIIDGEDFHLDLLFYHRNLRRLIAIELKLGKFEAKHKGQMELYLKWLDRYEKKEGELPPIGLILCAESSREQIELLEMHKDGIMVAEYWTELPPKKELEKKIHKILIEARERIEKQKLLG, encoded by the coding sequence ATGGTAAAAAAGAAAGATATAGGAACTGCTGAACAAGCTTTATTTACCGAACTTTCTCTTCTTATTGAAAAGAGTCGTTTTCAATTAATAGCAAAGGTTAATAGTTCTCTTACTATGCTTTTTTGGCATATTGGTAATCGTATTAATAATGAGATACTTCAACATAAACGGGCAGATTATGGCAAACAGATTGTCGTTACACTATCACGACAATTAAGCAAGAAATATGGTAGAAATTTTGAAGAAAAAAATTTGCGAAGGATGCTCCAATTTGCAGAGCAATTTACGAAAGAACAAAATGTCGTTACACTGTCACGACATTTGAGTTGGTCACACTTTATTGTTTTGTTGCCGCTTAAAAGCTTGGAAGCCAAGTTGTTTTATGCCCAGTCTGCTACAACACAGAATTTAGGTGTGAGGGCTTTACGAAAACAAATCACAACAAAGGAATTTGAACGAACGGCTATCGCTAACTTACAAAATAGCAGCAATCATCCTGCAATTTATAACAGTTTCAAGGATCCTTACTTCTTAGATTTCTTAGGTCTGCAAAACACTTATTTGGAAAAAGATTTAGAGGAAGCAATTTTAAGAGATTTAGAATCTTTTATATTAGAATTAGGTAAAGGCTTTGCTTTCATAGAGCGTCAGAAAAGAATGATAATAGATGGCGAAGATTTCCACCTAGATTTACTTTTTTACCACCGTAATCTAAGGCGACTTATAGCCATTGAATTAAAATTGGGCAAGTTTGAAGCCAAACATAAAGGACAAATGGAGTTGTATTTAAAATGGCTCGACAGATATGAAAAGAAAGAAGGAGAATTGCCGCCGATTGGATTAATTCTTTGTGCCGAAAGTAGCCGAGAACAGATAGAACTATTGGAAATGCACAAAGATGGAATAATGGTAGCAGAGTACTGGACAGAGCTACCACCAAAAAAAGAATTAGAAAAGAAAATACACAAAATTTTAATAGAAGCCAGAGAACGCATTGAAAAGCAAAAGTTATTGGGGTAA
- a CDS encoding phosphatase PAP2 family protein, whose product MLETLNKWDTWLFLKINTQWHNSFFDAVIPWWRDQNTWLPLYLFLLLFVFINFGWKAWSWLLFVIITVTLSDQLSSHFMKYYFHRPRPCQNETLKYQVRLLLNYCPGNPSFTSSHAANHFSVGMFFFYTLKPYFKKWSWLFVFWAATISYGQVYVGIHYPGDILGGTVIGIGIGTLTYFLFNKYFGMPPLLKAPLKENLTEHKNDFGN is encoded by the coding sequence ATGTTAGAAACACTGAATAAATGGGACACATGGTTGTTTTTAAAAATAAATACACAATGGCACAATAGTTTTTTCGATGCAGTTATTCCCTGGTGGCGCGACCAGAATACTTGGTTGCCGCTTTATCTTTTTTTATTGCTTTTTGTGTTTATTAATTTTGGTTGGAAAGCTTGGAGTTGGCTACTTTTTGTTATTATTACTGTTACACTAAGCGATCAATTAAGTAGTCATTTTATGAAATATTATTTTCATAGACCCCGACCTTGCCAGAACGAAACGCTAAAATATCAAGTAAGGCTTTTATTAAATTATTGCCCCGGCAATCCCAGTTTTACTTCCTCTCACGCGGCAAATCATTTTAGTGTAGGTATGTTTTTCTTTTATACTTTAAAGCCTTATTTCAAAAAATGGTCTTGGTTGTTTGTATTTTGGGCAGCCACCATTAGCTATGGACAAGTATATGTAGGCATACATTACCCCGGTGATATTTTAGGTGGAACCGTCATTGGTATTGGCATTGGCACGCTTACTTATTTTCTCTTTAATAAATATTTCGGAATGCCTCCATTGCTTAAAGCACCTTTAAAGGAAAATTTGACCGAACATAAAAACGACTTTGGAAATTAA
- a CDS encoding DUF3887 domain-containing protein, whose product MKKVIFLAIASIFIALSAIAQTTSEIAKTFIQNISKAQYQNALNLTDSGFQKAVSENRLEEIWIAIEQRIGSFKKMDSISGDSKSITVYANFEKAEQPLNFYFNKENKVVGFFLGQTIIKKTGPDTSVVYPEKDFSLNLPGGTLKGSLMFPLHGNVETPIVIIIAGSGPTDRNGNDAKLGLNADSYKLLAKALAKSGIASLRYDKRMIGESNNFSTDESKLRFDDYVDDVDSLIAMLRKTYSKIYLVGHSEGSLIGILAAEKMNPAGFISLAGAGENIAKVLKKQLANLPEAQSIDSVLIELQKGNLVSKTPKELQSLFRPSVQPYLISWMKYSPEKEIAKLHCPILIIQGNTDLQVTVIDVANLKKGNPNAQLKIINGMNHVLKDAPIERQANIATYVNPSLPLNKELVEAIVGFIK is encoded by the coding sequence ATGAAAAAAGTTATCTTCCTTGCAATTGCTTCCATTTTTATAGCCTTAAGTGCAATAGCACAAACGACTTCTGAAATTGCAAAAACTTTTATACAAAACATTTCCAAAGCACAATATCAAAATGCATTAAACCTTACCGACAGCGGGTTTCAAAAAGCGGTAAGTGAAAACAGGTTAGAAGAAATCTGGATTGCAATAGAGCAAAGAATAGGTTCTTTTAAAAAGATGGATTCAATAAGTGGTGATTCTAAATCGATAACAGTCTATGCAAATTTTGAAAAGGCAGAACAACCTTTGAATTTCTATTTTAATAAAGAAAATAAAGTTGTAGGGTTTTTCTTAGGTCAAACAATTATTAAGAAAACAGGGCCAGATACATCAGTAGTTTATCCGGAAAAAGATTTTTCTTTAAATCTGCCAGGCGGGACTTTAAAAGGCAGTTTAATGTTCCCTTTGCATGGAAATGTTGAAACACCCATTGTTATAATTATTGCTGGCAGTGGTCCAACAGATAGAAATGGGAATGATGCCAAATTAGGGTTGAATGCGGATTCTTATAAATTACTCGCAAAGGCACTGGCTAAAAGCGGTATTGCAAGTTTGCGTTATGACAAAAGAATGATTGGCGAAAGTAATAATTTCTCTACTGATGAAAGCAAATTACGATTTGATGATTATGTAGATGATGTAGATAGCCTGATTGCCATGCTAAGAAAGACTTACTCAAAAATATATCTTGTCGGCCATAGTGAAGGATCTTTAATAGGTATATTAGCTGCTGAAAAAATGAACCCGGCAGGCTTTATTTCACTGGCGGGTGCAGGTGAAAACATAGCTAAGGTTTTAAAAAAACAACTCGCCAATTTGCCGGAAGCGCAAAGTATTGATAGCGTTTTAATTGAATTACAAAAAGGAAATTTAGTAAGCAAAACGCCTAAAGAGTTACAATCCTTGTTCCGCCCATCGGTACAACCATATTTAATTTCCTGGATGAAATATAGCCCCGAAAAGGAGATTGCCAAACTACATTGTCCCATTTTAATAATACAAGGCAATACCGATTTGCAAGTAACTGTAATAGATGTGGCCAACCTTAAAAAAGGCAACCCGAATGCGCAATTAAAAATCATCAATGGGATGAACCATGTTTTAAAAGACGCGCCAATTGAAAGGCAAGCAAATATTGCCACTTACGTCAACCCTTCTCTCCCACTGAACAAAGAATTGGTAGAGGCGATTGTGGGTTTTATAAAATAA
- a CDS encoding IS256 family transposase: MNKEAFDYDALKQKALSQFRTGKSLFGKDGAFAPLLKEFLETALEEELDEQLDGQQRKEGNRKNGKLSKQLKTSDGTIELLTPRDRSGNFEPQIVKKRETILAESLEKKIIGMYGHGMSFRDISSHIEDIYDTQISASTLSSITDKVIPLVKEWQARPLESVYTIVWLDAMFYKVREEGKVQTRCVYNILGIRKDGRKELLGMYISESEGANFWLSVLTDLQHRGVEDILIACIDNLKGFAEAIRTVFPQTEVQSCIVHQIRNSLKYIASKDQKEFIKDLKPVYQALNKAEAEDNLSKLGDKWEKKYPVVIDSWRRNWDKLSTYFQYPAAIRKLIYTTNTIEGFHRQVRKVTKSKGAFTSDMSLLKLIYLTTQNISKKWTQPLQNWSITISQLSIIFGDRLKLDI; the protein is encoded by the coding sequence ATGAACAAAGAAGCATTTGATTACGATGCATTAAAGCAAAAAGCGTTATCTCAGTTTAGAACAGGAAAATCATTATTTGGTAAAGATGGAGCCTTTGCGCCCCTGTTAAAAGAATTCCTTGAAACGGCACTTGAAGAAGAGTTAGATGAGCAATTGGATGGGCAGCAGCGCAAGGAAGGCAATCGCAAGAATGGGAAATTAAGTAAGCAACTGAAGACCTCCGATGGCACAATAGAGCTATTGACGCCCCGAGACCGCTCCGGTAATTTTGAGCCTCAAATTGTCAAAAAACGAGAGACCATACTTGCCGAAAGCCTTGAAAAGAAAATCATTGGGATGTATGGTCATGGCATGAGTTTTAGGGACATCTCCTCGCATATTGAAGATATCTATGACACGCAGATCTCGGCTTCCACCTTATCTTCGATTACAGACAAAGTCATCCCCCTGGTAAAAGAATGGCAGGCACGGCCTCTGGAGTCGGTATATACCATTGTGTGGCTAGATGCCATGTTTTATAAAGTGCGAGAAGAAGGCAAAGTACAAACACGGTGCGTATACAATATTCTCGGTATCCGTAAAGACGGTCGTAAAGAACTACTTGGAATGTATATAAGCGAAAGTGAGGGTGCCAATTTCTGGCTAAGTGTCTTGACCGATCTGCAGCACCGTGGCGTAGAGGATATCCTAATCGCCTGTATAGATAATCTTAAGGGCTTTGCCGAAGCTATCAGAACTGTTTTCCCCCAGACAGAAGTACAGAGCTGTATAGTACATCAGATCCGCAACTCGTTAAAATATATAGCCAGCAAGGATCAGAAAGAGTTTATCAAGGATTTGAAACCTGTATACCAGGCATTAAATAAAGCTGAGGCAGAAGATAATCTATCAAAATTAGGGGATAAATGGGAAAAGAAATATCCAGTGGTTATCGATTCTTGGAGGCGTAACTGGGACAAACTAAGTACTTATTTCCAGTATCCGGCAGCCATTCGCAAGCTGATATATACGACCAATACCATTGAGGGGTTTCATCGACAGGTCAGAAAAGTAACGAAAAGCAAAGGCGCATTTACAAGCGATATGTCGTTGTTGAAATTGATATACCTGACCACCCAGAACATTTCCAAGAAATGGACACAGCCACTTCAAAATTGGAGTATCACGATATCCCAACTATCCATTATCTTTGGTGATCGACTGAAGCTGGATATTTAA
- a CDS encoding 23S rRNA (pseudouridine(1915)-N(3))-methyltransferase RlmH, with protein sequence MKILLYSVGKPHDSYVKQGIEEFTKRLNKYFQAEWKIIAPPKNAASLNEAELKKQEAKLILGQLNAEDFLVLLDERGKQFSSPQLANFIQQRANESTKVIVFLIGGAYGVDELVFERANFSLSLSSLVFPHMLVRLVLAEQVYRACTILRNEKYHHS encoded by the coding sequence ATGAAAATATTGCTCTATTCTGTTGGAAAGCCGCATGATAGTTATGTAAAGCAAGGCATTGAAGAGTTTACAAAAAGACTGAATAAATATTTTCAAGCAGAATGGAAAATAATTGCGCCCCCTAAAAACGCGGCTTCTCTAAACGAAGCAGAATTAAAAAAACAGGAAGCCAAATTGATTTTAGGTCAATTAAATGCTGAAGATTTTTTAGTGCTTTTAGACGAAAGAGGCAAACAGTTTTCCTCACCGCAATTGGCAAATTTTATTCAGCAAAGGGCAAATGAAAGCACTAAAGTTATTGTATTTTTGATAGGAGGTGCATATGGAGTCGATGAGCTTGTATTTGAAAGAGCTAATTTTTCTTTAAGCCTTTCCTCATTGGTTTTTCCACATATGTTAGTGCGGCTGGTTTTAGCAGAACAAGTGTATCGAGCTTGTACTATTTTGCGCAACGAGAAATATCATCATTCTTGA
- a CDS encoding pyridoxal-phosphate dependent enzyme, translated as MWLNNILETIGNTPLIELHKTAKGLPCKVLAKVEYFNPGNSVKDRMAVKMIEVAEQEGKLKPGGTIIEGTSGNTGMGLAIAAILKGYKCIFTTTDKQSKEKVDILKALGAEVIVCPTNVEPEDPQSYYSVSKRLAVETPNSFYVNQYDNLANRLAHYEQTGPEIWEQTEGKITHLVVASGTGGTVSGVGKFLKEKNQDIQVWAVDSYGSLLTKYFRTGELDNKEVYPYITEGIGEDFVPQNYDMQYIDYFEQVTDKDGAIMARRIAKEEGIFVGYSAGSALQAIHQLKGKLKKDDLVVVVFHDHGSRYVGKIYNDQWMLERGFLEVKTLKDIIGGRSNSKLISVEQGATVADAVDLMKKYDIENIPVTHNGEIVASISETGLFQKIFNNPELKNDLVEKVKEHPYPIVSIETPVEKTNSFISKENGAILVKDEVGNFHIITKYDLIQSLAK; from the coding sequence ATGTGGCTAAACAATATATTAGAAACCATTGGCAATACGCCATTAATAGAATTGCATAAAACCGCGAAAGGCTTACCCTGTAAGGTATTGGCAAAGGTGGAATATTTCAATCCGGGAAATTCCGTTAAAGATAGAATGGCCGTAAAAATGATTGAAGTAGCAGAGCAGGAAGGAAAATTAAAACCCGGCGGCACCATCATTGAAGGCACCAGCGGCAATACCGGAATGGGCTTGGCAATCGCCGCTATATTAAAAGGATACAAATGTATTTTTACGACCACCGATAAACAAAGTAAAGAGAAAGTCGATATTTTAAAAGCCCTAGGAGCAGAAGTAATTGTATGTCCCACTAATGTTGAACCAGAAGATCCACAGAGTTATTACTCCGTTTCAAAAAGATTGGCAGTAGAAACACCCAATTCGTTTTATGTAAATCAATACGATAACTTGGCCAATCGCTTGGCGCATTATGAACAAACGGGTCCGGAAATTTGGGAACAGACAGAAGGAAAAATCACCCATCTAGTAGTTGCCTCTGGAACAGGGGGGACTGTAAGTGGTGTTGGAAAATTCCTGAAAGAAAAAAATCAAGATATTCAAGTTTGGGCGGTAGATAGTTATGGCTCTTTATTGACCAAATATTTTCGTACTGGAGAACTAGATAATAAAGAAGTGTATCCCTACATTACCGAAGGTATTGGGGAAGATTTTGTACCTCAAAATTACGATATGCAATATATCGATTATTTTGAACAGGTCACCGATAAAGACGGCGCTATTATGGCGAGACGTATTGCTAAGGAAGAAGGTATATTTGTTGGGTATAGTGCTGGTAGTGCTTTACAGGCAATTCATCAGTTGAAAGGTAAATTAAAAAAAGATGATTTAGTTGTAGTGGTTTTTCACGACCATGGCAGCCGGTATGTAGGAAAGATATACAATGATCAGTGGATGTTGGAAAGAGGTTTTTTAGAAGTAAAAACTTTAAAGGATATTATTGGTGGTCGTAGCAATAGTAAGTTAATTTCTGTAGAGCAAGGTGCAACTGTAGCTGATGCGGTGGATTTAATGAAGAAATATGATATTGAGAATATTCCTGTTACGCATAACGGTGAAATTGTAGCCTCTATAAGTGAAACAGGATTATTTCAAAAAATATTCAACAATCCGGAATTAAAGAACGATTTAGTAGAAAAAGTAAAGGAACATCCCTATCCTATTGTTTCGATTGAAACGCCGGTGGAAAAAACCAATAGCTTTATAAGCAAAGAAAATGGCGCAATTCTAGTAAAAGACGAGGTAGGCAATTTTCATATTATTACAAAATACGACTTGATACAAAGTCTGGCGAAATAA